A window of the Luoshenia tenuis genome harbors these coding sequences:
- the rpmI gene encoding 50S ribosomal protein L35, giving the protein MPKMKTRRCAAKRFNKTGSGKIKRNKAYKRHLLNAKTSKRKRGLRKATLVSAAEAKVVKKLIPYK; this is encoded by the coding sequence ATGCCCAAGATGAAAACACGCCGCTGCGCCGCAAAGCGCTTTAACAAGACCGGCAGCGGTAAGATCAAACGCAACAAAGCCTACAAGCGCCATCTGCTAAACGCGAAGACTTCCAAGCGCAAACGCGGCCTGCGCAAGGCCACGCTGGTAAGTGCGGCGGAGGCCAAGGTCGTAAAGAAACTGATCCCGTATAAGTAA
- the rplT gene encoding 50S ribosomal protein L20, translated as MARVKRAVNAHKKRRKVFKLAKGYFGARSKQYRAANQSVMKALSYAYVGRKLRKRDFRRLWITRINAAARINGISYSRMMDGLNKAGVQINRKILADLAVNDAAAFAQLAEMAKAQVK; from the coding sequence ATGGCGAGAGTAAAAAGGGCTGTTAACGCCCATAAGAAACGTCGTAAGGTATTTAAACTGGCCAAGGGCTACTTTGGCGCCCGTTCCAAGCAGTATCGCGCCGCCAACCAGAGCGTGATGAAGGCGCTGAGCTATGCCTATGTGGGCCGCAAGCTGCGCAAGCGCGATTTCCGTCGCTTGTGGATCACCCGCATTAACGCGGCTGCCCGCATCAACGGCATCTCCTACAGCCGTATGATGGACGGCCTGAACAAGGCCGGCGTGCAGATCAACCGCAAGATCCTGGCCGACCTGGCCGTGAACGATGCGGCCGCCTTCGCCCAGCTGGCCGAGATGGCCAAAGCCCAGGTGAAGTAA
- the infC gene encoding translation initiation factor IF-3 produces MINEQIRDRELRVIGQDGEQLGIMTRDKAMALAEQQELDLALIAPTGKPPVAKLMDYGKYRFEAAKQEREARKNQKVVDLKEVRLSATIEEHDMNVKAKNAIKFLKGGDKVKVSIRFRGRQLSHTEVGLTVMKAFLEIVKDVATVERQPRVEGRQMIMILAPIKD; encoded by the coding sequence ATGATCAACGAACAGATCCGCGACCGCGAGCTGCGCGTCATCGGGCAGGATGGAGAACAGTTGGGCATCATGACCCGGGACAAGGCAATGGCTTTGGCCGAACAGCAGGAATTGGATCTGGCTTTAATCGCCCCAACGGGCAAGCCCCCGGTAGCCAAGCTGATGGATTATGGCAAATACCGGTTCGAGGCCGCCAAACAGGAGCGTGAAGCACGTAAGAATCAAAAGGTCGTCGATTTAAAAGAGGTGCGCCTCTCCGCTACGATTGAAGAACATGACATGAATGTCAAAGCCAAAAACGCCATCAAGTTTTTAAAGGGCGGCGACAAGGTCAAAGTCTCCATTCGTTTCCGCGGAAGACAGTTAAGCCATACGGAGGTCGGCCTCACGGTGATGAAGGCATTCCTGGAGATCGTCAAGGATGTCGCCACTGTGGAGCGTCAACCCAGAGTCGAGGGCAGGCAAATGATTATGATCCTGGCCCCGATCAAGGATTAA
- a CDS encoding TrmH family RNA methyltransferase has protein sequence MPIRPITSAQNATVKQARALKLKKERQRTGLFVAEGIKTVEEAVKSGAQVETILLEEGLLQQLPWIEDYAKAGEVCLVPEGIVDGVSDTRSPQGIVAVVRRPEPALWESPEALRGNLLVLDEVQDPGNLGTLIRTADAAGCSGVLLSQGCVEPSHPKAVRASMGSFFHLPAVQVEDLVQALCRLKNQGYFVLAGDLLGSDFYARPTNPAKKALIVGNEAHGIRQEVLDAADARYKLPILGRAESLNAAMAAGIMLYDLVREARQI, from the coding sequence TTGCCTATCCGTCCGATCACAAGCGCGCAGAACGCCACCGTAAAACAGGCGCGCGCGCTGAAATTGAAAAAGGAGCGCCAGAGAACCGGCCTTTTCGTCGCTGAGGGAATCAAAACCGTGGAGGAGGCCGTCAAAAGCGGCGCGCAGGTGGAGACCATTTTGCTGGAGGAAGGCTTGCTCCAGCAGCTGCCCTGGATCGAGGATTATGCCAAAGCGGGTGAAGTCTGCCTTGTGCCCGAGGGCATCGTCGACGGCGTGAGCGATACCCGCTCGCCACAGGGCATCGTGGCGGTGGTGCGCCGCCCGGAACCGGCACTGTGGGAGAGCCCGGAGGCGCTGCGCGGCAACCTGCTGGTGCTCGATGAGGTGCAGGACCCCGGCAATTTGGGCACGCTGATCCGCACGGCGGACGCGGCGGGCTGCTCGGGCGTACTGCTCTCGCAGGGGTGTGTGGAGCCCAGCCATCCCAAGGCGGTGCGGGCGTCGATGGGCAGCTTTTTCCACCTGCCGGCCGTTCAGGTGGAGGACCTGGTACAGGCGCTGTGCCGCCTCAAAAACCAGGGCTATTTTGTGTTGGCTGGGGATCTGTTGGGGAGCGACTTTTACGCCCGTCCCACAAACCCCGCAAAAAAAGCGCTGATCGTGGGCAACGAGGCCCATGGCATCCGCCAGGAAGTACTGGACGCGGCGGATGCGCGCTATAAACTGCCCATTTTGGGCCGGGCAGAATCGCTCAACGCGGCCATGGCTGCGGGTATCATGCTGTATGACCTGGTGCGCGAGGCGCGCCAAATTTAG